One Thermodesulfobacteriota bacterium genomic window, GGAAGCTGATTGCCGCCAGAGCGCCCGCCGCGACCACGCGCACGAAGTCCCCGGAGCGCACGAGCTCCCGATAGACGTCCCCCTGGGAGAACCGACCGATCATCCCCACCCCCTCTCTCAGCCGAACTTGTTGAAGAGATCCACTACCTGCCGGATGAGCCCTTCGCGGTCCACCGGCTGCCCCTCCCGCGGGGCGCCCGCGACGCACCCCTTCAGGTGTTCCTCCAGGATGACCATACCCAGGGACCGGATGGCCCCGGTGACCGCCGCGACCTGCTTGAGCACGTCGAAGCAGTCGCGGTCGTCTTCCACCATCTTCCGCAGGCCCTTCACCTGCCCTTCGATCCGGTTGATGCGGTGGATGAGCGGGGTGTGGTCGTGTCCGCAGAGAGGCATGGCGTCCTCCGCATGTACTGGTAGGGGGTATATGTACCTGATCGTGGGGGGCGGACGCAAGAGGGACGGGAAGTCCTCCGGCAGCCCGTTTGGATGCACGCCCGCCGGCGGCGCGCACCGGGGGACGAAAGGGCATTTCCTGCGGTGGGCTGGAGCGGGAAGATGCCGAGTGCCGCCCGCAGTGGGGCGCGGGCGGGGCGGCAATGAGGGGGGCTTGGGCGAAGCGGGTTCGGCGGCAGTGCCGACGTGAGGGGACCCGGACCACGCGAAAGTTCCCGCAGTGGCCGCGGAGGCAGACAAAAAAGGGCCGGAGGGCGGCGAAAGGAGGGAAACCGCGCTCCGGACGAAGAGGGTGTGCGTGGTTCCGCGAAGCGCTCGGCGCCATATCAGGAGCAGGTGTCGTGTCGTTCCCGCTTCCCCAGGACCCAGGCCAACAGGGCGGACCCCGCGGCGGCCCCCGCGAGGTCGGCGAGCCAGTCGAGGGCGCTCGCGTGGCGTTCCGGAACGAACCACTGGTGGAGCTCGTCGGTGAGGCCGAAGAGGCCGGCGACGGCCCAGCCGAGCAGCGCGCGGCGCCGGGGCGGCCCGGAGAAGGCCCAGCCCCAGAGGAAGGCAAGGGGCGCATACTCCAGGGCGTGGAGGAGCTTGTCGGACCAGCCCCGGAGAAAGTCGGGCAGCGGCGGGCGCGCCGTGTGGGAGAGGGCGAAGATCGCCCCCATGTAGGCCAGGGCGAGAGAGGCCGCGACCCACCGGCCGGTGGTCCTGGGAGGGGGGGGCGGCTGGGTCACCGGGTCTCCGTCGCAACGGGGGCAGGGGGGGCGAACCCCCGCTTGAAGGGTAGGGGCGCGCTCCCCTAGAATGCAAGGCCCATGTCGAAGCCCCCCTCCTCCGCGGCGGAACTTCAACGCTCCCTCGAGGCAGCCCTGCGCTTCGCGCACGCGTCGGGGGCGTGGATCGTGCCGGGAACCGCGGCGGCAGCTCCGGCGGCCCGGGACCTCCGGCCGGCGCCGGCCGGCGAGGTCCCATCCGGCGCCCTTTCAGAGGCTCGGACCGCGGGCGGCAGGGATGGGGAGGGGGCGCTGCGGGCGGTGCGCGACGACCTGGGAGACTGCCGGCGCTGCCGCCTCGCCCAGGGGCGGACCCATCTGGTGTTCGGGGTGGGCAGCCCCGGGGCCCGGCTGGTCTTCGTGGGGGAGGGCCCCGGGGAAGAGGAGGACCGCCGGGGGGAACCCTTCGTGGGCCGGGCCGGCAAGCTTCTGGACCGCATGCTCGGCGCCATCGGGCTCGACCGCAGCCGGGCATACATCGCCAACGTGGTGAAGTGCCGGCCCCCGGGCAACCGCACGCCCCTGCCGGACGAGGCCCAGACCTGCCTGCCCTTCCTGTGGCGGCAGCTCGAGGCCATCGGGCCGGCGGCCGTGTGCGCCCTGGGGGCTTGCGCGGCCCAGAACCTCCTGGGGGCGGACACGCCCATCTCCCGGCTCCGGGGAAGGGTGCACCGTGTCCGGGGCATACCCGTCGTGCCCACCTTTCACCCCGCCTATCTCCTGCGAAACCCCGCGGCCAAGCGCCAGGCCTGGGAAGATCTCAAGCGCCTCAAAGCCCTGGCCGGCGGGGGCTCGTGAGGCACGCGGGGCCCCTCCAGATCGGGGCGGCGATGGCCGTGTGGTCGAGCTGGGGCCTCGCGGTGCGCTGGCTCCCGGTTCCTCCGTGGGCGCTCACGGGGTACGTCGGGCTCGTGGCCGCCGCCGCCGCGGCCGCGCTCTGGGTCGGCTGGGGGGGCGCGCCGGCGGCCCTGTGGCCCCGCACCTACCGCCTGCCCCTGGTCCTCATGGGGCTGCTCTTTCTGGCCAACCACGTCTGCTTCCTCACGGCGTACGAGCGCACTACCGTGGCCAACGCGGTGCTCACCCACTACACGGCCCCCGTGTTCGTGGCCCTGATCGCTCCCCTGGCCCTGGGGGAGCGGGTGCTGCCGGTGACCCCCGTGTCGCTCCTCCTGGCGGGCGCGGGCATGGTGCTCCTGCTGCCCGGCATTCACTGGTCCTGGGAGGACCGCCACCTCCAGGGGCTCTTGCTGGGCACCGCGAGCGGATTGGCCTACGCGGTGCTCATCGTGGTGGCCCGGGCGCTGTGCCTGCGGGTGGCGGCCCTGCCCCTGCTCTTCGTCCAGAACGGGGTCGTCGCCCTGGTGGTCCTGCCCGGCCTGCTCCTGCTCGGCCTGCCCCGGGAGCCCGTGGTCCTGGGCGCGTTGGTGCTGCTCGGCGTGGTGCACGCCACCGGGGCGGCGCTCCTGTACCTGGCGGGGCTCCGACGGGTGCGGGCCCAGACGGCGGCCATCCTCGGGTACCTGGAACCGCTGCTCGCCGTGGGCCTCGCCGCCCTGGTGCTGGGGGAACGCCTCGCTCCGCACTCGCTCCTGGGCGGCGGGCTCATCCTGGCGAGCGGGGCGCTGGTGGTCTGGGCCGAGGGGCGGCTTCCGAAAGCCGTTGACGCCCCGGCGGCGGGCCGGTAGGGTGGCGCGAGATCGCAGCAGACCTTAGCGGAGTGGAGGTATCGATGTCCTGGAAGGAAGGCGGTGGCGGATTCGGGGGGGGAGGGGGACCGCGGGACCCCCTGGAGATTCTCGAGGAGCTCAAGGGGCGCTTCCAGGGGCGGTTCTCGGGCGCGGTCCCGGGCGGACTCGTGGGCATCGTGATCCTGGTGGCCCTGCTGGTCTGGGCCGCCACGGGCATTTACATCGTCAACCCCGACGAAGTGGGCGTGGTGAAGCGCTTCGGCAAGTATTCCCGCACCACCGCGCCCGGGCCCCACTGGCACGTGCCCTACCCCGTGGAGAGCGTGCTCACGCCCAAGGTGACCCAGGTGCGCCGTGTGGAGGTGGGCTTTCGCACCGTGGCTTCCGGCCCCCCGGCGCGCTTCCAGCGGGTGCCGGCCGAGGCTCTCATGCTCACCGGGGACGAGAACATCGTCTCCTGTGAGTTCATCGTGCAGTACCGGGTG contains:
- a CDS encoding metal-sensitive transcriptional regulator, which encodes MPLCGHDHTPLIHRINRIEGQVKGLRKMVEDDRDCFDVLKQVAAVTGAIRSLGMVILEEHLKGCVAGAPREGQPVDREGLIRQVVDLFNKFG
- a CDS encoding VanZ family protein, whose amino-acid sequence is MTQPPPPPRTTGRWVAASLALAYMGAIFALSHTARPPLPDFLRGWSDKLLHALEYAPLAFLWGWAFSGPPRRRALLGWAVAGLFGLTDELHQWFVPERHASALDWLADLAGAAAGSALLAWVLGKRERHDTCS
- a CDS encoding uracil-DNA glycosylase; amino-acid sequence: MSKPPSSAAELQRSLEAALRFAHASGAWIVPGTAAAAPAARDLRPAPAGEVPSGALSEARTAGGRDGEGALRAVRDDLGDCRRCRLAQGRTHLVFGVGSPGARLVFVGEGPGEEEDRRGEPFVGRAGKLLDRMLGAIGLDRSRAYIANVVKCRPPGNRTPLPDEAQTCLPFLWRQLEAIGPAAVCALGACAAQNLLGADTPISRLRGRVHRVRGIPVVPTFHPAYLLRNPAAKRQAWEDLKRLKALAGGGS
- a CDS encoding DMT family transporter, with the translated sequence MRHAGPLQIGAAMAVWSSWGLAVRWLPVPPWALTGYVGLVAAAAAAALWVGWGGAPAALWPRTYRLPLVLMGLLFLANHVCFLTAYERTTVANAVLTHYTAPVFVALIAPLALGERVLPVTPVSLLLAGAGMVLLLPGIHWSWEDRHLQGLLLGTASGLAYAVLIVVARALCLRVAALPLLFVQNGVVALVVLPGLLLLGLPREPVVLGALVLLGVVHATGAALLYLAGLRRVRAQTAAILGYLEPLLAVGLAALVLGERLAPHSLLGGGLILASGALVVWAEGRLPKAVDAPAAGR